A part of Allochromatium vinosum DSM 180 genomic DNA contains:
- a CDS encoding NYN domain-containing protein, translating to MESALLPVEVLDVETEPEPEPSPSIEDEGSPTDERASSAPVVADESVPADELTERPDALAPPVLPITPLQPPRSVALYIDGDNQYPAIARDLLASVRQDLGLDVSRVVLAGNDHGHTVPRWQAALAKEGLAEDRILALRVPRKPEAADLAVILELGANMERHRQGPDLVVVVSRDEWLIGAAEAVRARGCRVWVAYAENDAVPAQTSLPTLLLPAVQRNQATGKAATVAPETPTESMRPTVSAPTLTPSTSVPTAKPTAATPAVQPTPSHTKLLAQVRAQCKLQPGSGYSANEVGQVLYKLGLTDKAARTRFLKAIDGLREAGAGRGM from the coding sequence ATGGAGAGTGCGCTGTTACCCGTCGAAGTGCTCGACGTCGAGACCGAGCCTGAACCTGAACCTTCACCCAGCATCGAAGACGAGGGATCGCCCACGGATGAGCGCGCATCATCCGCGCCTGTCGTGGCCGACGAGTCAGTGCCGGCGGACGAACTCACCGAGCGACCCGATGCGCTCGCCCCGCCCGTCCTGCCCATCACCCCGCTTCAGCCGCCCCGATCCGTTGCCCTCTACATCGACGGCGACAACCAATACCCCGCCATCGCGCGCGATCTTCTGGCGAGCGTTCGGCAGGATTTGGGTCTGGACGTCTCGCGCGTGGTGCTGGCCGGCAACGATCATGGTCACACCGTGCCACGCTGGCAGGCGGCGCTGGCCAAGGAGGGATTGGCCGAGGATCGGATTCTGGCGCTGCGCGTACCCCGAAAGCCCGAGGCGGCGGATCTGGCCGTGATCCTGGAGCTGGGAGCGAACATGGAGCGGCATCGTCAGGGACCGGATCTGGTGGTGGTCGTCTCGCGCGACGAGTGGCTGATCGGAGCGGCTGAGGCGGTGCGGGCGCGGGGCTGTCGGGTTTGGGTTGCCTATGCCGAGAACGATGCGGTGCCGGCTCAGACCTCTCTACCGACGTTGCTGCTGCCGGCCGTCCAGCGCAACCAGGCCACGGGCAAGGCGGCAACAGTCGCCCCCGAGACGCCGACTGAAAGCATGAGGCCGACGGTCTCGGCTCCCACGCTCACACCCTCGACGAGCGTACCGACGGCCAAGCCCACAGCGGCAACTCCAGCCGTTCAGCCGACTCCATCGCACACGAAACTACTCGCTCAGGTGCGCGCGCAGTGCAAGCTACAGCCGGGCAGCGGGTATTCGGCCAACGAGGTCGGGCAGGTGCTCTACAAGCTGGGACTGACCGACAAGGCGGCTCGAACCCGATTCCTGAAGGCGATCGACGGCTTGCGGGAAGCAGGAGCGGGGAGGGGTATGTAG
- the cas6 gene encoding CRISPR system precrRNA processing endoribonuclease RAMP protein Cas6: MGWRAPVEAEPLQAMTANLGRADRSEHSDPEPLTEARMGESVPPLARFRVHFMAQEPIRLPEYSGSAWRGLLGHGLRRTACVTRQPTCTGCLLIHHCVYSTLFETPDAQGTPGGAPHPFILAIDPRAPRALEPDAVFSLDLQLLGTAIQQMPYLIHAFGLAGQRGFGRSGGRFTLTAVERELTLGSEDWQTVYDATLGRYEPLETAAPVVPPVPARAQLHLLTPWRLKREGRRIGARELTALDIAHALYRRLRTLAAAHGGDPDTFDHRRLPTDPDALQLEVDWLRWHDWTRYSSRQDALMQLGGLIGEVSLTGPALAALWPALWFGQWTHVGQGTAFGLGEYRIAVADDKLVTAA; the protein is encoded by the coding sequence ATGGGTTGGAGAGCGCCGGTCGAGGCCGAGCCGTTGCAGGCCATGACAGCGAATCTCGGGAGGGCGGACAGGTCGGAACACTCCGACCCGGAGCCGTTGACCGAGGCACGGATGGGCGAGTCAGTTCCGCCACTGGCCCGCTTCCGCGTTCATTTCATGGCTCAGGAGCCGATCCGGTTGCCCGAGTACAGCGGCTCGGCCTGGCGGGGACTGCTCGGCCACGGACTGCGCCGCACCGCCTGTGTCACCCGTCAGCCGACCTGCACCGGCTGTCTGCTCATCCACCACTGCGTCTACTCGACCCTGTTCGAGACCCCGGACGCCCAGGGAACACCGGGCGGAGCACCGCATCCCTTCATCCTCGCCATCGATCCGCGCGCCCCGCGTGCGCTGGAACCGGACGCCGTCTTCAGTCTTGATCTCCAGTTGCTGGGCACGGCCATCCAGCAGATGCCCTATCTGATCCACGCCTTCGGACTGGCCGGCCAGCGCGGATTCGGGCGCTCGGGCGGACGCTTCACCCTGACCGCCGTCGAACGCGAATTGACGCTGGGCTCTGAGGACTGGCAGACGGTCTATGACGCCACGCTCGGCCGCTATGAGCCGCTGGAGACTGCCGCGCCCGTGGTGCCGCCGGTCCCGGCGCGCGCCCAGCTGCATCTGCTCACCCCCTGGCGGCTCAAGCGCGAGGGTCGGCGGATCGGTGCGCGCGAATTGACGGCGCTCGACATCGCCCACGCCCTCTATCGCCGACTGCGCACCCTGGCCGCCGCGCATGGCGGTGATCCCGATACCTTCGATCATCGCCGGTTGCCGACCGATCCCGACGCCCTTCAGTTGGAGGTCGACTGGCTGCGCTGGCACGACTGGACGCGCTATTCCTCGCGTCAGGATGCACTGATGCAGCTTGGCGGCCTGATCGGTGAAGTCAGCCTCACCGGCCCGGCGCTCGCCGCGCTGTGGCCGGCACTCTGGTTCGGGCAGTGGACGCA